GGGCCCCGCGGTTGTGTGTAAGCAGGCAGGGGTTCGGGGCCTTCTGGGTGTAGAAACTGGAAACCAGGGTACCTCGAGGTCCACCCATTGCCCACACGTCCCGCAGTTCCAGGGAAGGAGCACGGAGCACCGGAGGCCTCGAGGGGCAGAGACGCACTGTCAGCGGGCAAGTGGCCGGGTGGCCGCGGGCAGATCCACGGTCTCCAGGAGACCCGCCGCCCCCAGGCCGGGCCCACCACCAGCTGCCGCCTTTGCGGCCACCCCGTGGGGACTACAACCGCTTGGTCCCCTAAAGGCAGGGGACCTGGAATGTGATGCTTAGGGCTCCCTGACAGGAGAGCTGGGACCGAGGGATAGAAGCTCTCAGCCACCAAAACTGGGTTCCAGAGAAGAAACATCTCTGGCAGCCGGGGCCAGATGGAGCGCTCTGGGACGCAGCTGCCCTTGGAGGTCGGCGAGGGGTTGCAGCGAGGGGTTGCGGCCTCACCCTTTGCCaggcccgcgggggggggggggggaggaatccAAACACCAGAGAAACAGCCTGGCGTCCTGGGGTCGTCCTGGAGTCGAACACGCCCAACACCGGCATCAGCCAACCCCTGCCTTATTACCTTCGCGGCCTTGCTCAAGGCATCCATCCCTCAGGCCTCGGGGTCTTCATCTGCGCAGGGGGACGGGGCTGGGCTTCCAGGACGACAGCAGGGATTGCAGAAGACCAAATCCTGGAGAGCACCGGGCACCTCATGGGTGCCCCATCTCCACTAAACGGGGGACCGGGGTGCGGGGCAGCTGCGTTAGATGCCCTGGAAGGTCTTTCTACCCCAGGGTGTGACTCCAAACCCTTCCCTGCGGTGGAGAAGGAAGGcctacaccccccacccccgagagggaggaggaagagcgCGGAGGAGGGCCTGGAGCCTTGGGGAGGTCCTTCGGGCAGCGCCCCGGTTCCCCTCGTCCGCcttgggggcgggggcgcgcggggcagTGGCCGTGGCCTCGGCggtgagggcgggggggggggaagcacagCAGCCAGCGCAGTCTGAGGTCTTACAGGTGCTTTATTGTGCTAACACTGCCGCCGGGAGCTCGGCTCGCTCCGCCACCAGCGGGTCCCCACCCGCCCGCGCTCCCGCCCCGGGCCCTGGGCCGCGCCCGCGCtcccccggcgccccgcccccgcgcccgcgcccgcgccgctcCCGCCCCGGCAGGTGCGCTGACTCCCGCGCGGGCCCCGGGGAGGCGCCGTGACGCTCGGGGAGGCCCGGAGGcctggaggctcagggaggcccgTTGTCCTGGGAAGGCCCGGGGAGGCCCGTTGTCTTGGGGAGGCCCGTTGTCCTGGGGAGGCccggaggctcagagaggtccaGGGAGGCCCGGAGGCCCGGGGAGGCCCGTTGTCCTGGGGAGGCTCGGAGGttcagggaggcctggggaggcccCGAGTCCTGGAGAGGCCTGGAGAGGCCTGGAGGCCCCGGGCGCACGCGCATCCCCAGCGATGAGCCGAGCGCATCCCCAGCCGCGGGCCAGGCCCAGCGCATCCCGAGGggcgagccgagccgagccgagccgagcgcATCCCCAGCGGTGGCCGCGCTCACACCAGGAGGCCGTCGGTGCGCTGCTGCCCGGGCCCCTCGGCGCCGTCGGCGGGCTCGGCGCTCTTGACCTTGACGTAGACCGGGGAGGGGCCCGCTTcgcaggcggcggcggcgcagggCGCCAGGGCCACGTCCTCGGGGCCGCCGCAGGGCGGGGGCGCGAACTTGCGGCGCGGGGAGCGGCTGACGGTCTGCGGCGGGTACCCCAGCAGGTGGGAGACGCTGCGGCCGCGCCCGCCGGCCTTGCACCCGGGCGCCTCGGCGTCCTCTCTGTGGAAACAACAGGCGGGCGGGTGAGCGCGCTCCCGGGGCGCGGCGTGGGCACGGCCTGGCGGGACCCGCCTCCCCGCCGGCGCCCGGCCTCCgcgcctgcacctgcacctgccccgcctcccccaggcctgccccgcgggtgcccccgccccgccccgcggggagggaggggggacccGGAGGAGCCGCCTTACCTGTCCTTGCGTCCTTCGCCTTACCTGTCCTTCTGTCCTTCGCTAGCACCAACCGGCCCTCTCGCTCCCTCTTCTCCtgacctctgcccctccacctcctgcTCCAGCTCGTCCTCGTCCCCAGGGCACTGCAGCCATTAGCACGACTAGTCTGGTCCTAGTTTTATTTCTAGTTGGTTCCTAATGTAAGTTATTAGCACTATCCTCACTACGGACTCTTCTCAAGTAAGCGTGTCCAGAATCGTCACCGGCGTGAGACAAGGGGAGACACGCAGAACACgggccctgccctccaggagcttacAGTCTACACAGGACGGAAAGACAGGCGCACAGACAGGAGGAAACGGAGGGCAGGGGAGTGGAGGTGAAGACTGGCGcgggagggggacagaggagcCCCGACGACATGCTGCGGTCCCAGCACTCCTGGCGATggcgggcagggtgggggtggcgggcaggggtgaggaggggcagggcgCCGGTCCCCGCCGCTCGGCAGCATGTAGCATGCATCAGGTTTTACCTGATTTCACTAGCCAAGTCGCCGCAGGCCCCTCCGCCGACCCCGCCGCCGTTGCCGTAGCCGAAGGCACCGCGGGCGCCgccggccccggcgcccccgcaGCAGCAGCAGACGAGCCCCCAGATGCCCACCAGCAGACAGCCCagcatgagcagagagcccagcacTGCGCCTATGATCATGCCTATGCGCCGGGAGTCTGTGGAGAGAAGCGGACAGTCAGGTGCGGGCAGCTCCTCTGTGGGAGACCAAGCCCCCCCCCATCCCCGGCCCCgggatctcagggccctgggacacCCCGTGAGGAAGGACGGGACATGCACGGGCACGTTTCTCCCAGGGCCTGCCCCAGCGGAGCCTTAGGCcccatgggggtggggagcagagccccCGAGGCTGCAGGTACAGCCCAGCTTCCTCCAGCCGTGCCCTCGGGTCCCGGGGCCCCCAGGGGCACTGCCCCCACACCTACCTGAGACCTTCACCTCCACCACGCACACGCTGTAGCCCACGTGGTTGGCCACTGTGCACTGATAGAGCCCATTATCCTCGCTCGAGATGTCTTTCAGCAGCAGGTCCCCGTTGTTCAGACCTGAAACTGAGGGAGCACCGGGGGCTGCGGCGAGGCCCGGACTCAGGGCCCGGCCTAGGCCGCTGCAGGGGGGGCGGAAGGAGGGAGGGTGTATGCGCGTGCagcgcgtgtgtgtgcacacgcacacacacacacacacagatccgCCCCACTCTCCAGGCAGAGGCAGCATTTGTTCCCTCTGCGACCTTAGGGAAAGCTGTTCCCTGCCCGGGCCTCGCTGTCCTTCTCTGCACCGTGAGGACAAAGATGGGCCAGAGGAATCTAaagggccccccaccccagttctGATGTGGTCTGCTCGGTTGTGAGCACCACCCCACTCGTCCCCGTGCCAGCTGCCTCCCACGCCTCATCCCACGGAGCCCTCACACGGTGCAATTCCTCTAGGGTGTGAGGCAGCCAAGGCGCAGGGACGTGCAGCCGCCTGCCCGGGTCTTGCCGCCAGCCGTGGTGCAGCCGGGGCTCCAGCCTCGCTCGCTCTTAGTCTCTGCCTCTGACCCCCTctcccccgccgcggccccccgcccggcccgctgCTCAGTCCCACCTTGGTTCAGGGAGCTGTGGAAGGACTCCTGGTAGGAGAGCTCCGAGTGGAAGCTGTGCTGGGAGTGGTAGGAGCCGGCGCGGTAGGGGTGGGTGTGCCCGCTGATCTTGGCCCACTTGTAGGAGAGAGGCGGGGTGCCCCCGTTGGCAAAGCACTTCAGCACCACGTCGTTGCCGCGGGTCATGTGGCCCTCGGACCAGCACATGGGCACCGCAGGCCGCGCTGCAGAGAACGGGCCGAGTGTGAGCCAGGGCCCAGCCCAGAGGCTCGGAAGtccggggagggggcgcccggCGGCGCCCGGCCGTACCTTGGACGGTGACGATGACCTTCCGGCTGGCCATGGTGGTCTTCTTCACCCTGCACTCGTAGGTGGCTGTGTCCGACACCTGCAGGTTCATGAGGTTGATGGACGCGTCGTACTGGCTGGGGTCCGAGGCTGCAAAGCGGACCCTCTGCTGCAGGTGGGGGAGGTTGCCGTGGTTGATCCTCTTGTCCTGGTAACTAAGGAACtgtggagagaaggagaaggcgGGAATGGTGACGCGGGCGCCGGGAGCACCGCACGGGGCTTCTCTGAGACTCTCTGGAGGGTAAGGATGGTCGTGGTGACCCCTGACCCCTTCACCTCGTAGTGAACCAGTGGGAGCAGATGGGCGCGGGCGCGATGGCCCTGAGGCCTCCCGTGCCCTCTGGGGCCCTAGGGGGAAGGCGGCCTGTGATTTGGGATTGCAGAGCCCTCCTCCCTGCCGCCCCGTTCCCGGAGAGGCCATGGGGCAAGTTCAAGGTCTCCATCTGCTtatctgccctcctccccaccccacagggTGTATGCCCTCCAGGGGGACCCGAGAAGTGTAGGGGAAGGGGAACCCCAGGCCTGGCACTCACCACATTCTCCCTATGTGAGGGGTCTGAATTGAGCTGCATCCACTCGATGTCCAGCCCGTTGGGACCATAGTCTTCAGGGTCCAGGATGTAGGGGCAGCCCAGCCTCACATTGTCACCTTCTGCCAAGTACAGGACCTCCTGGCCGTCCCCGTTGATCCGCACAGCGGACAGCAGAGCTAGGGGAGAAGGCCGGGGGCGGGGTCAGCCTCAGCACGTCTCCCCAGCACCCTCAGTGGAGTCCcccgggagggaggggctgggctcAGCGCGTGCGCGTGCGTGAACGCAGGGACCGGTCTCTGCATGTCTGTGCATGCTTGCGTACGCACGTCTGTGTTCTGCGATTGCATCCGAATCCTGCGTGGATGTGTATGGCCGCTGGGTATGcttgcgtgtatgtgtgtgtgaggacGTGCACGTGCGTGTGTCGTGTGCTGATGAGTATTCGTGGCTCCTCTGGTGTGCTGCGGCGATACTCAGGCGTACGGCCAGGCAGTATCTTACATAGTGgctgcgtgtgcgtgtgtgcgcgtgtgtgtgaaCACGCGAAGCAACCAGAGTTGTTAAACGCCCCGCCGGAGAAGCCCAGCTCGTTAAAAGGCGCCTCTGTCTGGGCCAGGTGAGGTGCACCTGGAGTTAGGAGGATGGAGCCACGGCCTCTAGGGTCCCTTTGCAGCCCCAAGGAGCAAAAGCCTGGACGCGCTTGTATGTCTCCTCAGGACAGCGCGCGTCTGTGGCTGTGTGCCCGGCCGTGTCAGGGCCCTGAGCCATCCTTTGCGCCTGTGCGTGAAGGGGGGCCGCCGTGAGCAGAGCCGGGCTGTGCCCGATGGTGAGTGATGGCGTGTGCCGGGCACATGGCCGCAGGCACCTGCAGGACCGTCAGGCCTCGCGTGATGACACGGCGTTGCGGACGCCGCGTCCTGCCCCTCGTGCGACGGTGTGGCTCCACGGTGTGGCTCGGGTGCAGCCGCCCTGGCTCGCTCGCCCCGGTGGGGCCCCTCCCACTGCGAGCAGCCCCGGCGCCCTGAGTCAGCCCTGGTGAGCGGCCAGGATGGGAGCCCAGGCCTGAGCTCCTTGCCCTCCCTACCCTGAAGCCCCAGGCGAGCACTAGCCCCAACCGGTTGGACccaaagaggaaggcagaggggagggggcgtGCCGGGCCCCAACCTGGCAAGCAGGGCAGGCAGGCTCCCCGTCCCGGGCGCCGCAGCCCAGCCTGGCCCGCTCTCCTCCTGGATTCCTGACAGCCAGCCCATCCCCGGGCGCCCAGCCCTGGCCTCGGCGCCGCAGGCCGCTCGGCCCTTCTGTCCGTCTCTCTGGGGACCACGTTCTGGTTAGAGAGCGTCGCCCAGGTGCAGGGACACGCGGTCACAGCCACGAACCTTCAGGGCAGGTGTATCCCGTGCAGTCCCAGCCTCCTGGCCCCCCAGACAGGGACACCTCCGCACACAAGCGCAGGTGCGTGTTAACCCAGAGGACTCGCAGTCCTAGAGGCCTGGGGCCTCCCTGCAGCAGCTCCGCGTGGTCCTACGGCGCCAGCAGGGCCCTTCCGACGCCCCCAACGCCTCGGGGATCCCTGAGCCTGCCCCTAGGAGCCCTGGCAGGGCCAGCACGGGGGCGCTAACGGGATGTGGTGCTGCTTCCTCCAGCCCCGGGGCCAAGACAACTAGCTCCCGAGATAAGGATCCCGGGGCTCCctgccagggcccagggcagcaggaggacTGCCAGGGAGGAGCCAGGCTCGTGGAGAGCAGAGGCTCCACCCTGGGGAAGCGCTGGCGGAGCAGCCCACAGCCCTGAGGactgtgttgggggggggggggcgcgtgcAGGGGCTCGGCgggcagggaaggggctgggaAGGAGGACAGGCCCAGTGAGGGAGCCTCCGCCCTCCAGGAGCCCCGTCCTCGCCTCTCAGCCTCCACCCAGGCTTAGCCCTTCCACACCCCCTCACGCTCCCCTGAGGAAGTTGTTTCTGGTGTCTCACGGCCGTGGTCTCTCCTGCCGAGGCACCAAGGGAGTGCTCTGGgcatgagagaggagagaggctgggagaggggcGGAAGCCAGGCTGGGAGAGAGAGCTGGTCAGGAGCCCTGGAGGGGGCAgcgagggggggagggggggggcaggggcgggcccCAGGGGCTGCGCACCCTCCGCACCCACACCCTCCATGGGTGTCTACTCTCGGCCTGGAAATCCCTGTGACTTCTCAAGCTGCTTCCACAGCTCCTAACCCTCCccctggggggcaggcaggagaggaaagtgggggggctGGAGCCCCGCAGGGTCTGTCCTCCCACGGCCACGCCAAGCACCTCCCTGTCCAGGTCCCGAGGGGGCTCTGCAGGCTGCGGTGATGCAGTGTTGCCCTCGGGGTCTCCCTCcccccggccccaggccccccaccgCCCAGGCAGCCCCCCGTGGACTCCTGAGGCCTCCCCCAGCCGTGCCCTCCTCCGGCTCCATCCTGGGCCCGGGGACTCCCAGGGCACAGGGCCTGCCCCCGACGCCGCTGCTGCGCCCACTCCCACTGCACCCGACCCTGCCTTCGCCCCGACTCCGCGCCCTGGGCTCAGGCCTGGGGGTGGCTGCTCCCGGCTCCCCATCAGCGCCCCCGGCGTCGCTGCTGCCTGCCGCCCGCCTcagccccaggccccggcccTCCGGTGAGGCCTGGACCCTGCACACAGCTTGTGCTCACACGTGTGGGCCCCACAGGCTCACAGACATGCTCCGTCGGAGACACGCGCCCAAACCTGCAGGcacagggctgccctggggagagGCCCCTCGCAAACCCCAGCCGGGTGGCAGCCGGGGGGCGTCTGGACCGCGTGCAGGCCCCGCTGCGGGCCCCTCGctgccctgtccctgccctgcGGCGGCGTGTGGGCGTCCCCGCGGGTGCCCAGCCCCATACCTGGGCTCAGGCACACGAGAAGAAGGTGGAAGGCTCCTCGAACTCCCATGTCTCTAGGCTTGGTGTCTCCTCCGCCGGGGCTGGCTATCCCGGGCCGGTGGTGGTGGGCGTGTGGGgacagatgggggggggggtgagggccCAGACACTGCCCGGGGTGGCAGGAAGGTGCAATGAGTGCTGGGCCAGAGCCGGAGTTATTTCTATAGGAGGGAGGGGGCCTGGTCCCCGCCTTGGGGAGGAGCCCCGGGAACCCTAATTATTGGGGTGACAGAGTGGCCTACCCAGGCATTACCCGGCCCTCACCCAAGCTCTTCCCCATCCCAAGAGTGGCGCAGGGCGGCCAGCGGGACTTGTAATTAGGCACCTCTTAAACTTGCACTTCCTCCTGGCCCCATCCTCGGGGTAACAACAGTCGCCCCATTTCACAGCGTCCACAGGGCTCCCCTCACCACTCATTTGTCGCCTCCTTCCCCGGGGGGAAATGGGGAAGCGGAAGGAGAGTCAGGCTTGGGGAAGGAGGTGGCCAGGCGGTGAACACTGAGCCCCTGGGTCGGGGCACCCAGCCTCCCCTGCAGGCCCCAGCCAGCCAGCTCCCCCCTGACCCTCGGGGAACCCCCCCAAATTGAGGTCCCTGGGGAGGGGCCacagggaaggggacagaggcTGGAGGGAAGGCCCAGGCACATGAAAGGGACCCAGGAATGTCCAGcctacctcccctccaggccTCTGGCCCTTCAAAGGGAGTCAGGCTTCCTGAGCTGAAAGAGGGAGGGGTGCCCTTCGGGAGAAGTGTCCCCCACCCACACCTGACGTGGGGTCAGCCCTGAGTGCAGGGGACCCCTGGCCGTGGGGCTGTTGGGGGGATCTAGCCCCCATCTCCCTGAAGAACCGGCCCCATTCCAGAGAGGCTTGGGAGGAGAGGAGCCAGGGTGCGTGGAGGGGGCCGGGGGTGTGTGGAGGGTGAGGGGACGCTGGAGAGTacagggccaggagggccagggaaGGGGGCGTGCCATGTGCCCCACGTCGTGCTTCAGGGATCACCGGGTGTCCTTGCTTCTGTGCCAGGGAGGCAGACCAGGGCCCCGTGACCTGGACCGCCCAgtggggtgggcaggtgggagcTGGCGGGGAGGCCCCACGACTGCCCCGTGTCACACGATGGTGGGCATGAGGTCCTGAGGGGCCGGCTCCAGCAGCTCAGCTTCCTCAGAGGAATCCAGGGaggcccccccaacccccacctcggggcagggggcacaggggcACAGCGAGGGCAGGGGCGAGGAGGAGCCGTGGGCGGAGCTCCAGGCTCAGGGCAGCCCAACCAGGAAGCACAGGGAATCCCCGCGTCTCTGCGCCCCAAACCTCTCCCCCTGCACTCTCGGCAATGACAGGGTGCCCTGGGACCTGCCAGATGCACCAATGAATATCCTTGTTTCCGTGTTTATTTTGAGGTTTAT
This DNA window, taken from Canis aureus isolate CA01 chromosome 38, VMU_Caureus_v.1.0, whole genome shotgun sequence, encodes the following:
- the VSIG8 gene encoding V-set and immunoglobulin domain-containing protein 8; translation: MGVRGAFHLLLVCLSPALLSAVRINGDGQEVLYLAEGDNVRLGCPYILDPEDYGPNGLDIEWMQLNSDPSHRENVFLSYQDKRINHGNLPHLQQRVRFAASDPSQYDASINLMNLQVSDTATYECRVKKTTMASRKVIVTVQARPAVPMCWSEGHMTRGNDVVLKCFANGGTPPLSYKWAKISGHTHPYRAGSYHSQHSFHSELSYQESFHSSLNQVSGLNNGDLLLKDISSEDNGLYQCTVANHVGYSVCVVEVKVSDSRRIGMIIGAVLGSLLMLGCLLVGIWGLVCCCCGGAGAGGARGAFGYGNGGGVGGGACGDLASEIREDAEAPGCKAGGRGRSVSHLLGYPPQTVSRSPRRKFAPPPCGGPEDVALAPCAAAACEAGPSPVYVKVKSAEPADGAEGPGQQRTDGLLV